In Desulfatirhabdium butyrativorans DSM 18734, one genomic interval encodes:
- a CDS encoding fibronectin type III domain-containing protein gives MKRMLAIFGVMVSIGWICCVTVYAETIWCNPANIGTQNGKSKATGIRTLWDAMQQMTPGDTVKIANGDWSRNHPGMTIEGAEHLPAPGINYDMMSAIEAETDWQVKLPAIKDLGTGRSYVRLRGLVVNQEFTTLYGWTNSKIYRCGFLGAKQDGNVATFALFKASYNVVEECIAWGGGRYKFIDYHGNHNIFRRCVARHDWYISPSWAGQECNFRGYGCQNSAWQNCISIDSDREMYQTPASKEDADFWIGDQSGAGGNVITGCIVLHGMYQGYYLAGPNEKPLSVTLTHSIAVGPSLVGQEYLTGAVTFGTVDARIENSLFWDYHRGVQHAISHNKEIGGLVLRNSVFRNVGKLNAKGLKAQNNLYFEAASAGYGSGSLELDPLQNGFSYPCMPDPGSKAATMGCGPTILKRIGKPLAAMDEPGWDALTDENLWPFPNEAIIGGLMQQTVEGVSGIYGFTAGGQTLTSYIWGVFGKTVPPFLTKGVAGNGKVLLQWGRVAPATEKGLTGYRIYEVSGKTPVLLKTLAGKAYDGVLLTGLENGKRYNLTVTAVDAEKGESGWVYSIPLQPEANLPEIILK, from the coding sequence ATGAAACGCATGCTTGCCATCTTTGGCGTTATGGTGTCAATCGGTTGGATATGTTGCGTTACGGTGTATGCCGAAACGATCTGGTGCAATCCGGCCAATATCGGCACACAGAACGGGAAGAGCAAGGCTACCGGAATTCGAACCTTGTGGGATGCCATGCAACAGATGACGCCAGGCGACACGGTGAAAATCGCCAACGGCGACTGGAGCCGGAACCATCCCGGGATGACGATCGAGGGTGCGGAGCATTTGCCTGCTCCGGGAATCAACTACGACATGATGAGTGCCATCGAGGCGGAAACCGACTGGCAGGTGAAGCTTCCGGCCATCAAGGATCTCGGAACCGGCCGATCCTATGTGCGGCTGCGGGGGCTTGTCGTCAACCAGGAATTCACCACACTCTACGGATGGACGAACAGCAAAATCTACCGATGCGGCTTTCTGGGCGCCAAACAGGATGGGAACGTCGCCACCTTCGCCCTGTTCAAGGCCAGCTACAACGTTGTCGAAGAGTGCATCGCCTGGGGGGGCGGCAGGTACAAATTCATCGATTATCACGGAAACCACAACATATTCCGGCGTTGTGTGGCCCGGCACGACTGGTATATTTCCCCTTCCTGGGCAGGGCAGGAATGCAATTTCCGCGGATATGGCTGCCAGAACTCGGCCTGGCAGAATTGTATCTCCATCGATTCCGACCGGGAGATGTACCAGACCCCGGCATCGAAGGAAGACGCTGATTTCTGGATCGGAGATCAGTCCGGAGCAGGCGGAAATGTCATCACCGGCTGCATCGTCCTGCACGGGATGTATCAGGGCTATTATCTTGCCGGGCCGAATGAAAAGCCGCTGTCCGTCACGCTGACCCATTCGATTGCCGTCGGCCCATCGCTCGTCGGGCAGGAGTACCTCACCGGAGCCGTCACCTTCGGCACGGTGGATGCCCGCATCGAAAACAGTCTGTTCTGGGATTACCACAGAGGGGTTCAGCATGCCATCAGCCACAACAAGGAAATCGGAGGTCTTGTGCTGCGAAACAGCGTGTTCCGCAATGTCGGCAAGCTGAACGCCAAGGGGCTCAAGGCGCAAAACAACCTCTATTTCGAAGCGGCATCCGCTGGCTACGGTTCGGGATCGCTCGAGCTCGATCCGCTGCAGAACGGGTTTTCCTATCCCTGCATGCCGGATCCTGGATCGAAGGCGGCAACGATGGGCTGCGGCCCCACCATCCTCAAGCGCATCGGCAAACCCCTTGCCGCCATGGACGAACCGGGGTGGGATGCGCTGACCGACGAGAACCTGTGGCCGTTTCCCAACGAAGCCATCATCGGCGGACTCATGCAGCAGACCGTGGAAGGGGTGAGCGGGATCTACGGGTTTACGGCAGGCGGCCAGACCCTGACCAGTTATATCTGGGGCGTTTTCGGAAAGACCGTTCCGCCCTTCCTGACAAAAGGGGTGGCCGGAAACGGGAAGGTACTGCTCCAATGGGGCCGCGTGGCGCCTGCAACCGAAAAAGGCTTGACGGGATACCGGATCTACGAGGTTTCGGGCAAGACGCCCGTCTTGCTGAAAACCCTTGCCGGAAAAGCCTACGATGGGGTGCTGCTGACTGGGCTTGAGAACGGCAAACGGTACAACCTCACGGTCACGGCAGTAGACGCCGAAAAGGGTGAAAGCGGATGGGTCTACAGCATTCCGCTGCAGCCCGAGGCGAACCTGCCGGAGATTATCCTAAAATGA
- a CDS encoding SLC26A/SulP transporter family protein: MKTSLLSELFSDITSGRIIPAASTAVVVSILEIIFELSFAAMIFSGDLSSLATRGASLTLCGGFLLCLFGALTSSFKSVLSLPQDAPAAVLAAIALAISATLGQQTPMEVKYIHVAAALALSSLLTGVVFILIGRFRLANLLRFIPFPVVGGFLAGTGYLFITGGLSVMCDMPISIHTIPLLVSSDMMIKWIPGVVYGVALFVVTMRYPHFLILPASLVTSVVLYYIAFAVCGMSADAARTAGLLVSGVPANGLWPPYTLNDLSLIQWSVLLQQLPNMFSVVLITVIGMMLNSSGLELAVGKETDINREFAVCGMGNCLVSLGGSFPGYPAVSLTLLGQKTGAPSRFTGILTGLIVGGVLIFGGRTLEYFPKSLLGGMLLFLGCSLIHEWIYEGRKRLPLPDYLILCIIFLVIGIFGFLHGVAVGLIASVIFFVIRFSSISVIQSESTARKRPSLKERPIPHRKLIYLKGDRIRVFELCGYIFFGSATILIDSLKNALTATPVPDFILLDFKHVSGFDISAVNHFHRFSINAMAQQTKLIITAAPKYLMKALKHNLSPKAIANIIFFDHLDEGLEWCEDRLIEEKPLTDAEEASLRDMLFHQSVDDIMSHLQHQERFENLVDRLEPWLEKRVIPAGNTILAKGEQSPGLLLITLGTATEMDSDQDVRIRSLTQGDVIAAPAAFGPYASSAAIRADSDCHLALLSAEGRILLEQENPNLALELYAYLIQSG; encoded by the coding sequence ATGAAAACCTCACTGCTTTCAGAATTGTTTTCGGATATCACCTCCGGAAGGATCATCCCTGCCGCCAGCACTGCGGTTGTCGTATCCATCCTGGAGATCATTTTCGAGCTTTCGTTTGCTGCCATGATCTTTTCCGGGGATCTTTCCAGCCTGGCCACTCGTGGCGCAAGCCTTACCCTCTGTGGCGGATTCCTGCTGTGTCTCTTCGGCGCCTTGACCAGTTCTTTCAAGTCTGTGCTTTCGTTGCCCCAGGACGCTCCGGCAGCCGTTCTCGCCGCCATCGCACTCGCCATTTCCGCAACCCTCGGGCAACAAACCCCGATGGAGGTCAAATACATCCATGTGGCTGCAGCACTTGCCCTGTCTTCCTTGCTTACGGGCGTTGTCTTTATCCTGATCGGCAGATTCCGATTGGCCAACCTGCTCCGTTTCATTCCCTTTCCCGTTGTTGGGGGCTTTCTCGCCGGAACAGGCTACCTTTTTATCACGGGAGGTTTATCCGTGATGTGTGACATGCCGATCTCCATTCACACGATTCCACTGTTGGTCTCCAGCGATATGATGATTAAATGGATACCCGGCGTGGTCTACGGTGTGGCTCTTTTCGTAGTGACGATGCGATATCCTCACTTTCTCATTTTGCCGGCATCGCTGGTCACCAGTGTCGTGCTCTACTATATCGCCTTTGCGGTTTGCGGGATGTCTGCGGATGCGGCCAGAACTGCCGGGCTTTTGGTATCCGGCGTTCCAGCCAATGGGTTGTGGCCTCCATACACTCTGAACGATCTGTCCCTGATCCAGTGGTCCGTGCTGTTGCAACAATTGCCCAACATGTTCTCGGTCGTTTTGATCACCGTGATCGGCATGATGCTCAATTCGAGCGGGCTTGAGCTTGCTGTGGGAAAAGAGACGGACATCAACCGGGAATTTGCTGTCTGCGGCATGGGAAATTGTCTGGTAAGCCTCGGAGGCAGTTTCCCGGGATATCCGGCAGTCTCCCTGACCCTTCTCGGACAAAAAACGGGCGCTCCATCCAGATTTACGGGAATCCTGACGGGACTGATCGTTGGCGGCGTCTTGATTTTCGGCGGTAGAACGCTGGAATATTTTCCAAAATCGTTGTTGGGTGGAATGCTGCTGTTTCTCGGATGCAGTCTCATTCATGAATGGATCTACGAAGGTCGCAAGCGACTCCCATTGCCCGATTACCTGATCCTGTGCATCATCTTTCTGGTGATCGGAATTTTCGGTTTCCTGCACGGCGTTGCCGTAGGACTGATCGCATCGGTGATCTTTTTCGTCATTCGCTTCAGCAGCATTTCCGTGATCCAATCCGAATCCACCGCACGCAAACGGCCAAGCCTGAAAGAGCGCCCCATCCCACACCGCAAGCTGATCTACCTGAAAGGCGACAGGATCCGGGTTTTTGAGCTGTGCGGTTACATTTTTTTCGGTTCCGCCACGATCCTCATCGATTCGCTCAAAAACGCCCTGACCGCTACGCCTGTTCCGGATTTCATCCTTCTCGATTTTAAGCACGTCTCCGGTTTCGACATTTCTGCTGTGAACCACTTTCATCGCTTTTCGATCAATGCCATGGCGCAGCAGACCAAACTGATCATCACGGCTGCTCCAAAATATTTGATGAAAGCACTGAAACACAATCTGTCACCGAAAGCCATAGCAAATATCATTTTCTTCGATCATCTCGATGAAGGGCTGGAATGGTGCGAAGATCGCCTTATCGAAGAGAAGCCGCTAACCGATGCAGAAGAAGCATCGCTGCGGGACATGCTTTTTCATCAATCGGTCGATGATATCATGAGCCATCTGCAACACCAAGAACGCTTCGAAAATCTGGTGGATCGTCTCGAACCCTGGCTGGAGAAACGAGTCATTCCTGCCGGAAACACCATCCTTGCAAAAGGAGAACAAAGTCCCGGACTTCTCTTGATCACTCTCGGCACAGCTACCGAAATGGATTCGGATCAAGATGTCCGGATACGAAGCCTGACGCAGGGAGATGTCATCGCAGCCCCTGCGGCTTTCGGTCCATATGCATCCTCCGCCGCCATTCGTGCCGACTCGGATTGTCATTTGGCGCTGTTGTCCGCCGAAGGGCGAATCCTCCTCGAACAGGAGAACCCGAACCTGGCATTGGAACTTTACGCGTATTTGATTCAATCCGGATAA
- a CDS encoding Fic family protein — MQYPESPLRFRWPDWGIRTTTVPDIARVCFRAKKALEGIVYDTVHLEGNPFTFPEVKTLLEGITVGGHKLSDERQVLNQAKSWHVLLKKVQRGEFTVDRTTFCELQAIVAAEEALECGVFRTGPVSIVGTEYQPPAAAELDTLFDQGVAALESIQQPHWKGILFFLFGSLNQFFWEGNRRTSRLVMNGILMSSGYDVINIPAKKRLDFNEKMMRFYESQDAAEMVEFLVGCSLDPELRIVR, encoded by the coding sequence ATGCAATATCCAGAAAGTCCTCTAAGGTTCCGGTGGCCGGATTGGGGTATTCGGACAACGACCGTTCCCGACATTGCCAGGGTTTGTTTTCGGGCGAAAAAAGCACTGGAGGGTATCGTTTACGATACGGTACACTTGGAAGGAAACCCGTTTACCTTTCCGGAAGTAAAAACGCTTCTCGAGGGGATTACGGTCGGAGGGCACAAGCTCTCGGATGAACGTCAGGTGCTCAATCAGGCCAAAAGCTGGCATGTGCTGCTGAAGAAGGTGCAGCGAGGGGAATTTACCGTCGATCGAACCACATTCTGTGAGTTGCAGGCCATCGTTGCAGCCGAGGAAGCATTGGAATGCGGGGTGTTTCGAACCGGACCGGTCTCCATCGTAGGAACCGAATATCAGCCGCCCGCTGCAGCCGAGCTGGATACCTTGTTCGATCAAGGGGTGGCGGCCTTGGAGAGCATTCAGCAACCCCATTGGAAAGGCATTCTGTTTTTCCTGTTCGGCAGCCTGAACCAGTTCTTCTGGGAAGGTAACAGGCGCACCTCACGCCTTGTCATGAACGGCATTCTGATGTCTTCCGGATACGATGTCATCAACATCCCCGCCAAGAAGCGCCTCGATTTCAACGAAAAAATGATGCGCTTCTATGAGAGTCAAGATGCAGCCGAAATGGTGGAGTTCCTGGTGGGCTGCTCACTGGACCCCGAATTGCGAATCGTCCGATGA
- a CDS encoding TIGR04283 family arsenosugar biosynthesis glycosyltransferase, with amino-acid sequence MPTDRTTAVCIPAETSFGMVQPSTGNRRLILFSRFPAPGSTKTRMIPLLGAAGAASLQKSLTGRTVATARCVASEIQATIDVFHEDGNDRVFRRWLGKGLAFHPQKGTDLGERMAHAFRMAFNTGADRVILAGCDCPQLGIESIRQAFSALDTHDVVLGPVQDGGYILIGLRKPFPCLFEEMPWGMPELYAETRSRIHVQGLSLFELPTRSDVDRPDDLTADVYQSIGWYSENRMTVIIPTRNEAGHIAETVRVAFQDADEVIVADGASEDDTRERAEEAGAKVLLFPYGRGAQLNAAALEAKGEILAFLHADTRLPDGFGKEIAQVLRNPDISACAFELAIEGGSLGVRAVACLANIRSRLLKLPYGDQVLSMRRRDFLEMGGCVNWHIFEDLELVLRLRHRGNLTIIPQKVWTSARRWNRLGVLRTTLINQLMLAAYVAHMDPCRMAALYRGMRERCVGNRE; translated from the coding sequence ATGCCTACCGACAGAACGACAGCCGTCTGTATCCCCGCCGAAACATCCTTCGGGATGGTCCAACCGTCGACAGGCAATCGCCGCCTGATCCTCTTTTCCCGGTTTCCGGCTCCGGGATCGACGAAAACGCGCATGATTCCGCTTCTGGGAGCGGCAGGGGCGGCATCGCTTCAGAAAAGCCTCACAGGCAGGACGGTTGCGACAGCCCGTTGCGTTGCATCCGAGATTCAAGCGACCATCGACGTTTTCCATGAAGACGGCAACGATCGGGTGTTTCGGCGTTGGCTGGGCAAGGGGCTCGCCTTCCATCCCCAGAAGGGGACGGATCTGGGAGAACGGATGGCCCACGCCTTTCGGATGGCTTTCAACACCGGGGCCGACCGCGTCATTCTCGCCGGATGTGACTGCCCTCAGTTGGGGATCGAATCGATTCGGCAGGCCTTTTCAGCGCTGGATACCCATGATGTCGTTCTGGGCCCGGTTCAGGACGGAGGATATATCCTGATCGGTCTGCGCAAACCTTTCCCATGTCTCTTCGAAGAAATGCCCTGGGGAATGCCGGAACTCTACGCCGAAACCCGGAGCCGGATTCATGTTCAGGGTCTATCGCTGTTCGAGCTACCGACACGCTCGGATGTGGACCGACCGGACGATCTGACAGCTGATGTGTACCAATCCATCGGGTGGTATTCCGAAAACCGGATGACGGTGATCATTCCGACGCGAAACGAAGCAGGACATATCGCCGAAACCGTCCGGGTTGCGTTTCAGGACGCCGATGAGGTGATCGTGGCGGATGGTGCCAGTGAAGACGATACACGGGAAAGAGCCGAGGAGGCAGGCGCGAAGGTCCTTTTGTTTCCTTACGGCCGAGGAGCGCAGCTGAATGCCGCAGCTCTGGAGGCCAAAGGTGAAATCCTCGCCTTCCTGCATGCAGATACCCGTCTTCCCGATGGATTCGGAAAGGAAATCGCCCAGGTGCTGCGGAACCCCGATATTTCGGCATGCGCCTTCGAACTGGCAATTGAGGGAGGCAGCCTCGGTGTCAGGGCGGTGGCATGTCTGGCCAACATTCGTTCACGGCTTCTCAAGCTTCCTTATGGAGATCAGGTTCTCAGCATGAGAAGACGGGATTTCCTGGAGATGGGCGGCTGCGTGAATTGGCACATCTTTGAAGACCTGGAGCTCGTGTTGCGCCTGAGACACCGAGGCAATCTAACCATCATTCCGCAAAAGGTCTGGACTTCGGCCCGGCGATGGAACCGACTGGGCGTTCTGCGAACCACCCTCATCAACCAGCTCATGCTGGCCGCTTATGTCGCCCATATGGACCCTTGCCGAATGGCGGCGTTGTATCGAGGGATGCGTGAACGATGCGTTGGCAATCGGGAGTAG
- a CDS encoding sterol desaturase family protein, with product MTSEPLLRLVCFGALFGLIGTWEILFPRRKRRFPRSRRWTSNLGLALMDVLAVRILMPTAAVGVAMQAHASGWGLFNHLPLPEPLETILAVVLLDMVVYLQHLMFHATPLLWRLHLVHHTDMELDLTTGLRFHPIEILVSMLIKMTAVAALGPSVRSVLIFEILLNGTAMFNHGNIALPLSVDRILRLLVVTPDMHRVHHSVTIRETNSNFGFNLPWWDRLFGTYRDQPILDHEMMPLGIAPFRNEAELFLGKLLILPLTANPGAYSLNRIGGDPKKLRNSRRNP from the coding sequence ATGACATCCGAGCCTTTGCTGCGACTCGTCTGTTTCGGCGCTTTGTTTGGCCTCATCGGTACCTGGGAAATCCTCTTTCCTCGCCGGAAGCGTCGTTTTCCCAGGTCCAGACGATGGACGAGCAACCTCGGATTGGCGCTGATGGATGTCCTGGCGGTTCGGATCCTGATGCCGACGGCTGCTGTAGGAGTTGCCATGCAGGCCCATGCTTCGGGCTGGGGCCTTTTCAACCACCTGCCGTTGCCCGAACCACTGGAAACGATCCTGGCTGTCGTACTGCTGGATATGGTCGTGTACCTTCAGCACCTGATGTTTCATGCCACCCCCCTCCTGTGGCGCCTCCATCTGGTGCATCATACGGATATGGAGCTGGATTTGACCACGGGGCTTCGGTTTCATCCCATTGAAATCCTGGTTTCCATGCTCATCAAGATGACGGCCGTCGCTGCATTGGGGCCATCCGTTCGGTCCGTTCTGATCTTCGAGATTCTCCTGAATGGAACCGCCATGTTCAACCACGGCAATATCGCGCTTCCCCTTTCTGTAGATCGTATCCTGCGGCTCCTGGTCGTAACACCCGACATGCATCGGGTGCACCATTCGGTCACCATCCGCGAGACGAACAGCAACTTCGGCTTCAACCTGCCCTGGTGGGACAGGTTGTTTGGCACCTATCGGGATCAACCGATCCTGGACCATGAAATGATGCCCCTGGGAATTGCCCCGTTTCGCAACGAAGCCGAACTTTTTCTGGGAAAATTGCTGATCCTTCCGCTGACGGCGAATCCGGGTGCCTATTCCCTGAACCGGATCGGCGGCGATCCGAAAAAGCTGCGAAACAGCAGACGAAACCCGTAA
- a CDS encoding MEDS domain-containing protein translates to MERLLNIREAATYLHVSEMTIRRWTNDGSLPCYRIGGRKARRFRMSDLEHYLQRTPDTTVPSFDVALGTDGLSVPDGSHLTHLSPDDDESMSVATSYIAEGLIHEETVMMVCPETVRDALIQLLEKRQIDVRRYRDIGRLHVRSGRPSVGDQIEMITDIACNTSGRFRLFGEMSWTLERGWSFDQIRQLESAAQARIRPGALLLCQYPLSQFSAQVAMTAIELHDHLLYRGVLKESPYHRDKAVKETVDAHHVHLTGNESV, encoded by the coding sequence TTGGAACGCCTGCTCAATATACGGGAAGCAGCGACCTATCTTCATGTATCCGAAATGACCATTCGACGCTGGACCAACGATGGATCGCTTCCCTGCTATCGCATCGGAGGCCGAAAGGCCCGAAGGTTCCGAATGTCGGACCTCGAACACTACCTGCAGCGCACTCCGGACACCACCGTACCATCTTTCGATGTGGCACTGGGCACGGACGGCCTTTCGGTGCCGGACGGCTCTCATCTGACCCATCTGAGCCCAGACGATGACGAGTCCATGAGCGTTGCAACATCCTATATTGCCGAAGGCTTGATCCATGAGGAAACCGTGATGATGGTCTGCCCGGAAACTGTTCGCGATGCATTGATACAGCTTTTGGAGAAGCGGCAGATCGATGTCCGGAGGTATCGAGATATCGGCAGATTGCATGTCCGCAGCGGCCGACCGAGTGTGGGCGATCAGATCGAAATGATCACCGACATTGCCTGCAATACGTCCGGCAGGTTTCGGCTGTTCGGGGAGATGTCATGGACACTGGAGCGAGGCTGGTCTTTCGATCAGATTCGGCAGCTCGAAAGCGCTGCTCAGGCGCGCATCCGGCCCGGGGCTTTGCTGCTGTGCCAGTACCCTTTGTCCCAGTTTTCGGCTCAGGTAGCGATGACGGCTATTGAACTGCATGACCATCTGTTGTATCGAGGGGTGCTGAAAGAGAGTCCGTATCATCGGGACAAAGCAGTGAAGGAGACAGTGGACGCTCACCATGTGCATTTGACGGGAAATGAATCGGTATGA
- a CDS encoding glycine/sarcosine/betaine reductase selenoprotein B family protein, with protein MARLERFPEPMRSHLANLPCPSYPTTPWAKGPALPKRRIALISTAGLHRREDRPFESLEGDYRVIPGSVQASDLVMTHLSTNFDRTGFQQDWNVVFPLDRLRELAQEGVIGSVADFHYSFMGASDPSTMEVSARKLAGLLKADRVDAVFLIPVUPFCTRAVGVLGHFLETEGLPTTQISLIREHTQIIRPPRALWVPFDLGRPLGEPLNADLQHRVMLAALKLLESSEGPVLEDFPDEGLPEIEEGDQEPTVLACPISFRRHSEGMSEPEMRIAAFQQEVAEFRNWYDLNLQKTKRTTVTHFDPESVCELLCTYASGGSIEDKTKGMSPGAAIRIAAQDLKAFYFEALMAQPGTKPVDGKAFQHWFWNETAAADLLKDIRKKCLEETDRSLKMTGKMLLIPLDQG; from the coding sequence ATGGCACGACTTGAACGATTTCCGGAACCCATGCGTTCCCATCTGGCGAACCTGCCCTGTCCGTCCTATCCAACGACCCCATGGGCCAAAGGTCCGGCCTTGCCGAAACGAAGGATCGCGCTGATCTCGACGGCGGGTCTGCATCGCCGGGAGGATCGGCCTTTCGAAAGTCTGGAAGGCGATTATCGGGTCATTCCAGGCTCGGTTCAGGCCAGCGACCTGGTGATGACCCATTTATCGACCAATTTCGATCGAACCGGTTTTCAGCAGGACTGGAACGTCGTCTTTCCACTGGACCGCCTTCGGGAGCTGGCCCAGGAAGGCGTCATCGGCAGCGTGGCGGATTTCCACTATTCCTTCATGGGAGCTTCTGATCCATCCACGATGGAGGTATCGGCCAGGAAGCTGGCAGGGCTGCTGAAGGCGGATCGCGTCGATGCCGTCTTCCTGATACCCGTTTGACCGTTCTGTACGCGCGCCGTGGGCGTGCTGGGGCATTTTCTGGAAACCGAAGGTCTTCCGACGACCCAAATCAGTCTGATCCGGGAGCATACCCAGATCATCCGGCCGCCAAGGGCTTTGTGGGTGCCTTTCGATCTGGGCCGCCCCTTGGGGGAACCACTGAACGCAGACCTTCAGCATCGGGTGATGTTGGCCGCACTGAAGCTGTTGGAATCTTCCGAAGGCCCTGTTCTGGAAGATTTCCCCGATGAAGGCTTGCCGGAAATCGAAGAAGGAGACCAGGAGCCGACCGTTCTGGCCTGTCCCATTTCGTTTCGAAGACACTCGGAAGGCATGAGTGAACCCGAAATGCGTATTGCCGCATTTCAACAGGAAGTTGCGGAATTCCGCAACTGGTACGATCTGAATCTTCAGAAAACGAAACGGACGACTGTGACGCACTTCGATCCGGAATCGGTCTGCGAATTGCTGTGCACCTATGCTTCCGGAGGCTCCATCGAAGACAAGACGAAAGGCATGTCACCGGGAGCCGCCATCCGGATTGCAGCTCAGGATCTCAAGGCCTTTTACTTTGAAGCGCTGATGGCCCAACCCGGGACAAAACCCGTCGACGGCAAAGCCTTCCAGCACTGGTTCTGGAATGAAACGGCTGCAGCCGATTTACTGAAGGATATCCGGAAAAAATGCCTCGAAGAAACGGATCGCTCGTTAAAAATGACGGGAAAGATGTTGCTGATTCCCCTCGATCAGGGCTGA